Proteins encoded by one window of Cloacibacillus sp.:
- a CDS encoding cysteine hydrolase family protein, whose protein sequence is MNLGLLLIDIQNDYFPNGKFELYRAEEAANQAKKILQSFREHGLPVFHVRHINQSPAAAFFVRDTEGVQIHKSVCPQDSETVIEKHTPDSFYQTNLKSELDKKDIRHLVVCGMMTHMCVDTTVRAARSLGYDITLIEDACATRDLEWNNAVVPAPVVQAAFMASLSGSFAEITTADKWKICGKTDK, encoded by the coding sequence ATGAATTTAGGACTGCTGTTGATCGACATACAGAACGATTACTTTCCGAACGGGAAATTTGAATTATACCGCGCGGAAGAGGCGGCGAATCAGGCGAAAAAAATATTGCAGTCGTTCCGGGAACATGGGCTGCCTGTTTTCCATGTCCGGCATATAAACCAATCGCCGGCCGCCGCGTTTTTTGTGCGGGACACGGAGGGAGTACAAATCCATAAAAGTGTCTGCCCTCAAGATTCGGAGACAGTGATTGAAAAGCATACGCCGGACAGCTTCTATCAAACAAATTTGAAGTCGGAACTTGATAAAAAAGATATCCGTCACCTAGTGGTCTGCGGCATGATGACCCATATGTGTGTCGACACAACGGTGAGGGCCGCCAGAAGCCTTGGCTATGACATCACGCTTATAGAGGACGCCTGCGCGACGAGAGACCTGGAATGGAATAACGCGGTCGTACCCGCTCCCGTAGTCCAAGCCGCCTTTATGGCCTCTCTAAGCGGCAGTTTCGCGGAAATCACCACCGCCGATAAATGGAAAATATGCGGTAAAACAGATAAATAG
- a CDS encoding SIMPL domain-containing protein (The SIMPL domain is named for its presence in mouse protein SIMPL (signalling molecule that associates with mouse pelle-like kinase). Bacterial member BP26, from Brucella, was shown to assemble into a channel-like structure, while YggE from E. coli has been associated with resistance to oxidative stress.), with product MKRTKYIAVVMLLMLSVFAVSASASAAEERDSIAVTGTASVETEPDMASVTLSMTEYGKSAASTRAALAERIERLSKYIASIRVDSKDFKTTGYELAPNYVTEREKRVQKGYAATVSFAVTVRNLADLGAVIDGSAEKCSASVNNVSFGLQKHEEIERGLLKSAVEDARARASLVASTGGRSLGRLVNANIGTAGAAPLARKNTVIGYSMMADAAMPATQLAAGVINVSVSVSLVFELK from the coding sequence GTATTCGCCGTCTCCGCGAGCGCGTCGGCGGCGGAGGAGCGCGACTCCATCGCCGTGACCGGAACCGCCTCCGTTGAGACTGAACCTGATATGGCCTCGGTGACGCTCTCTATGACCGAATATGGAAAGAGCGCCGCCTCGACCCGCGCCGCGCTCGCGGAGAGGATAGAGAGGCTGAGTAAATACATTGCCTCTATCCGCGTGGACTCAAAGGATTTCAAAACGACGGGTTATGAGCTTGCGCCGAATTATGTGACGGAGCGCGAGAAGCGCGTCCAGAAGGGCTACGCGGCGACCGTATCGTTTGCCGTTACGGTGCGGAACCTTGCCGACCTTGGCGCCGTCATCGACGGCAGCGCGGAAAAATGTTCCGCCTCCGTGAATAACGTCAGCTTTGGACTGCAAAAGCATGAGGAGATCGAGCGCGGCCTTCTGAAGTCCGCGGTCGAGGACGCCAGAGCGCGCGCCTCTTTAGTCGCCTCAACGGGCGGCCGCAGCCTCGGCAGGCTGGTCAACGCGAACATCGGCACCGCTGGCGCCGCGCCGCTGGCGCGAAAAAACACCGTGATAGGCTATTCAATGATGGCGGACGCGGCGATGCCCGCCACGCAGCTTGCCGCCGGAGTGATAAACGTCAGCGTCTCCGTCTCGCTGGTATTTGAGCTGAAATAA